TTTGACACTTAAAATGCATAGACGAGACTCTACTATATGAAATTGTTCGCATAAGATTCACACGGATAGTCCTATCCTGAATGCGAATGGCATTTCAGGTGCAATACAAAGTGgagaaatattaatatatcaacACAACAAATTTTGTGTAGGACGAAATGGTTAAACTGAGTTACGATGCAGCAGCATACACAACAGACACAGAAATACTCCATTGTTTGCCATCGTCTAGGCGAAAAATAATATATCGAATTAATTTTCAAGTGCATCTAAGGCCTAGAAGATTATGGCAAGgaaattttaaagtaattacCAGCATAAAAGCTAATTGCTTGTTCTCCTCCTCCAACAATCTCCCCTGCAACATCAAGCATCAATATTGAAGGAAAAATGGTCATCAAATTCAAACAGTTGAATAACAAATCAACAAATAGAAGGAATGGAGTTATTTAACCGATGAATAGAGCATACATTCTTCTTCATCATCCTCAAATAATCCATCTGCAACAAGAAAAGGAATGATTACGAACAGAAACCAACAAACAGGAAaaatgaaaactaaattttacaaAGAATAAACAGTAAGTTTAACGGCAGGAGATGGTAAAGTATTCTCACCTGCTTATCCCGCACCACGGTAAGCCCATTCTGGAGAGCTTCTTCTATCGGGATCAGCTCCTTCGGATGCAATGAATTCAAATCCTCACCTTTCATATGCCTATTTATAACAACTTAGTGATCTATTAGCAAAGCACCAAATAATTTAccgagaaaaaagaaaacaaaagaaacataaagtaGATCAAAGAGAAGGGCATCCAAGACGAACCTGAGCTCGATCTGCATGTTGTCATTCTCTTTCTTAATCCGATCGATCTCAGCACTCAAATTCTGAAAGGGGTTTCCACGaacttgaaataaaaaaaacgaaTAAAATACCCATTTTTCCAGCACTCAAATTCTGAAATGGGTTTTCTTAAATCTAGATAAAAACTACCAGGGCTTCTCAACTAGAGACCATTTTGAGATAAACCCCTGAACCattatttcatttgatttgaacaATTTTCAACAATTAAATTTggcaattttgttgaatttaactgTCGGAAAAAAGAAATTCTGCAAATAGAACTGCAGATCTCATGAACTTTTATCGGCACCGATTCCACGGGAGctgttaattttaaaatatctctaacattttaaaaaataactcaaaACCAAAAGAGTAAACATTGGAGATATctcatataataataaaataaaaagaaaattttaaagacCTAACAACCTGTTCCTCATATAAAGTTGCAAACTTTCGCTTTCTTATCATTCACATCcatgaaagaaatttttttaaaaaaaagctccttttttttttacaaaaacaaCGTCAAAAACAGGATTTTGATCCGAGCATTACCTCATGCTTCGC
This DNA window, taken from Ananas comosus cultivar F153 linkage group 5, ASM154086v1, whole genome shotgun sequence, encodes the following:
- the LOC109709851 gene encoding MADS-box transcription factor 4 isoform X2, whose product is MGRGKIEIKRIENSTNRQVTFSKRRNGIIKKAREISVLCDAQVSVVIFSSSGKMSEYCSPSTTLPKLLEKYQQNSGKKLWDAKHENLSAEIDRIKKENDNMQIELRHMKGEDLNSLHPKELIPIEEALQNGLTVVRDKQMDYLRMMKKNVCSIHRGDCWRRRTSN